From Chryseobacterium gallinarum, one genomic window encodes:
- a CDS encoding LptE family protein has translation MNFKIKNISLKQPFIMMVLFALLGVLHSCYSFTGSSLTDEKTVQINEFPNNAPLVNPALSQQFSTDIQNRFLQRTTLKGTKENPDILIEGEISDYTISPTTISSNTQTNPSGGVIQQAQNKLTITVKVHYENKIHPDSSFDRTYTDEATFNSNLSQADIESSQVKLVTERIINKIFNDIVANW, from the coding sequence ATGAATTTTAAAATTAAAAATATCAGTCTTAAACAGCCATTTATAATGATGGTGCTTTTTGCTTTGTTGGGTGTCTTACATTCATGTTACAGCTTTACCGGATCTTCCCTTACGGATGAGAAAACGGTTCAGATTAATGAATTCCCTAATAATGCACCCCTTGTAAATCCGGCATTATCACAGCAGTTTTCTACCGATATCCAGAACAGGTTCCTGCAAAGAACCACTTTGAAAGGAACGAAAGAAAATCCTGATATTCTCATTGAAGGAGAAATTTCAGATTATACCATTTCCCCTACCACGATCAGCTCCAATACCCAGACCAACCCTTCGGGAGGAGTAATCCAGCAGGCGCAGAATAAGCTGACCATCACGGTAAAGGTGCATTATGAAAATAAAATACATCCGGATTCCAGCTTTGACAGGACGTATACAGATGAGGCAACATTCAATAGTAATTTGTCACAAGCTGATATAGAGTCTTCCCAGGTGAAATTGGTAACAGAAAGAATTATTAATAAAATATTTAACGATATTGTAGCGAATTGGTAA
- a CDS encoding DUF4013 domain-containing protein has product MKVNLAPKPINFKLGEYINKGFDLLKKDFGNVFVAFLVCLIMSIIPFCGLLAMGNLYKYLYKLNRNQQPGAGEIFDFKDFMPYFIIQLIILGGVFILYIPLIIVLALTGAMSENNEYNPLAMVFLIPYLFLMVVAIYYFVLKAFYMVPLISLKGIKDIKEAWNISKVMTKGNLLSIFLFSFIVGILSQVGIFACGIGIFLTIPFLYTANYFAYEDAIQQIEYDEITEIGSKNEF; this is encoded by the coding sequence ATGAAAGTAAATTTAGCGCCTAAGCCCATCAATTTTAAGCTTGGAGAATACATCAACAAAGGATTTGATCTTTTAAAGAAAGACTTCGGAAATGTTTTTGTAGCATTTTTAGTATGCCTTATCATGTCTATTATTCCTTTTTGCGGGTTATTGGCAATGGGAAATTTATATAAATACCTGTATAAGCTTAATAGGAATCAGCAGCCCGGTGCAGGGGAGATTTTTGACTTTAAAGATTTTATGCCTTATTTTATTATACAGTTGATTATTTTGGGCGGTGTTTTTATACTTTACATTCCATTGATTATTGTGTTGGCTTTAACGGGAGCTATGTCAGAGAATAATGAATATAATCCACTGGCAATGGTTTTTCTTATTCCATACCTGTTTTTAATGGTGGTGGCTATTTATTATTTTGTATTGAAAGCATTTTACATGGTTCCTTTAATCAGTCTTAAAGGAATTAAGGATATAAAAGAAGCATGGAATATTTCAAAAGTGATGACCAAAGGAAATCTGTTGTCGATTTTTCTTTTTTCATTCATTGTAGGTATTTTATCTCAGGTAGGAATTTTCGCTTGTGGAATTGGTATTTTTCTTACCATCCCATTTTTATATACTGCCAATTATTTTGCTTACGAAGATGCTATTCAACAAATTGAGTACGATGAAATTACTGAAATTGGATCTAAAAATGAATTTTAA
- a CDS encoding sigma-54 interaction domain-containing protein: MSNELQNIKNRFGIIGNFPALNRALEKSIQVAPTDISVLVIGESGVGKEFIPKIIHSESRRKHQPYIVVNCGAIPEGTIDSELFGHEKGAFTGATATRKGYFEVADGGTIFLDEVGELPLQTQVRLLRVLESGEFMKVGSSQVQKTNVRIVAATNVNMMKAIHDGRFREDLYYRLNTVQIDMPPLRERKGDIHLLFRKFAIDFAEKYRMPELELEPGAVHYIENYSFPGNVRQLRNLVEQMTVVERNRNITAEKLAEYIPMETHLPMVVNSQANAKQSDFGSEREIMYKILFDMRNDINDLKSLTSELIKNRGTADLSNHEKNLINRIYTSENQSQVNQGSLLYFEKNNDAPVVQTPTIISNQDDSYEDVEDIEVEENRPESLSLQNNEKDLIIKALEKHKGRRNRAADELGISQRTLYRKIKQYNLED; the protein is encoded by the coding sequence ATGAGCAACGAGTTACAAAACATAAAGAACCGCTTCGGCATTATCGGAAACTTTCCGGCACTTAACAGAGCTCTGGAAAAATCCATCCAGGTAGCTCCTACAGATATTTCCGTCTTAGTTATTGGAGAAAGTGGAGTTGGAAAAGAATTTATTCCAAAGATTATTCATTCCGAATCCAGAAGAAAACATCAGCCTTATATTGTGGTTAACTGTGGGGCAATTCCGGAAGGTACCATAGATTCCGAATTATTCGGTCATGAAAAAGGAGCTTTTACAGGAGCTACAGCAACCCGAAAAGGATATTTTGAAGTAGCTGATGGCGGTACCATCTTTCTGGATGAGGTTGGAGAATTGCCCTTACAGACGCAGGTCCGTCTTTTAAGAGTATTGGAGAGCGGAGAATTTATGAAAGTGGGGTCATCACAAGTCCAGAAGACGAATGTGAGAATTGTAGCAGCCACCAATGTAAATATGATGAAAGCGATTCACGATGGGAGATTCCGTGAAGATCTCTATTACCGTTTGAATACTGTTCAGATAGATATGCCTCCTTTAAGAGAAAGAAAAGGGGATATTCATTTATTATTCAGGAAATTTGCAATAGATTTTGCAGAAAAATACAGAATGCCTGAGCTTGAGCTTGAGCCCGGTGCAGTGCATTATATTGAAAATTATTCTTTTCCGGGTAACGTCCGCCAGTTGAGAAATCTTGTAGAGCAGATGACCGTTGTGGAAAGAAACAGAAATATAACGGCAGAGAAACTGGCTGAATATATCCCTATGGAAACTCATCTTCCTATGGTGGTGAATTCCCAGGCTAACGCGAAGCAGAGTGATTTTGGAAGTGAGAGAGAAATCATGTATAAGATTCTCTTTGATATGAGGAATGATATTAATGATTTAAAATCCTTAACTTCGGAATTGATAAAGAACAGAGGAACAGCTGACCTGAGCAATCATGAGAAAAACCTTATCAACAGGATTTATACTTCTGAGAATCAGTCGCAGGTGAATCAAGGATCTTTGCTGTATTTTGAAAAAAATAACGATGCGCCGGTTGTTCAGACACCAACAATTATTTCTAATCAGGACGACAGCTATGAAGATGTTGAAGATATAGAAGTTGAAGAAAACAGACCTGAGTCTCTATCTCTTCAGAATAACGAAAAAGATCTGATAATTAAAGCTTTAGAGAAGCATAAGGGCCGCAGGAACAGGGCGGCAGATGAATTGGGAATTTCACAGAGAACTTTATATAGGAAAATAAAACAGTATAACCTGGAAGACTAG
- a CDS encoding tetratricopeptide repeat protein, which produces MEKFQRYYLSFLFLIVYTNTIAQVNCNAIEGEDCKKACELYNKASDLQGFRESQEDFDKAIELCPGFSNAYMEKAVPYLKNGDFATWKILIDKAVALEPQKHLGYRGWCKFQFLGDYKGAIQDLEEFRRYYPEDPGRSLNGDYHLDVVKAMSYSALGQKEKAAGIIERLLATRGYVKGMFDHYQLGVTYFELGRYDKALENFEKQSKEYDFAENIYFKSKVSKIRNKDYLDLKRLALQTYDEGKTMKDVYTHHFNKVYRKQIEEL; this is translated from the coding sequence ATGGAAAAGTTTCAGAGGTATTACCTTAGCTTTTTGTTCCTTATAGTATACACCAATACTATTGCACAGGTAAACTGTAATGCAATAGAGGGTGAGGACTGTAAAAAAGCCTGTGAACTTTACAACAAAGCTTCAGATTTACAGGGTTTCCGGGAATCCCAGGAAGACTTTGATAAAGCAATCGAGCTTTGTCCCGGTTTCTCCAATGCTTATATGGAGAAAGCGGTACCCTATCTCAAAAACGGTGATTTTGCAACCTGGAAAATACTGATTGATAAAGCAGTAGCCTTAGAACCCCAAAAACATTTGGGGTATAGAGGATGGTGCAAATTTCAATTTTTAGGAGATTATAAAGGCGCAATTCAGGATCTGGAAGAGTTTCGCAGATATTATCCTGAAGACCCTGGCAGATCTTTGAATGGAGATTATCATCTGGATGTGGTGAAAGCTATGTCCTACAGTGCTTTAGGACAGAAGGAAAAGGCTGCCGGAATTATCGAAAGGTTGTTGGCCACAAGAGGATATGTGAAAGGAATGTTCGATCACTACCAATTAGGAGTCACTTATTTCGAGTTGGGAAGATATGACAAAGCCCTGGAAAATTTTGAAAAACAAAGCAAAGAATACGACTTTGCAGAAAATATATACTTTAAAAGTAAAGTTTCTAAAATCAGAAACAAGGATTATTTAGATTTAAAAAGGCTGGCATTACAGACCTATGATGAGGGAAAGACTATGAAAGATGTCTACACCCATCATTTTAACAAAGTCTACAGAAAGCAGATTGAAGAGCTGTAG
- the miaB gene encoding tRNA (N6-isopentenyl adenosine(37)-C2)-methylthiotransferase MiaB: protein MQEKYIDETKQGEAFAIAERPENSKKLFLESYGCQMNFSDSEIVASILNEQGYNTTMKVEEADLILLNTCSIREKAEQTVRMRLSQFKNLKKEKPNMTVGVLGCMAERLKTKFLEEEQLVDLVVGPDAYRDLPNLLKETEDGRDAINVILSKEETYADINPVRLGGNGVTAFVTITRGCDNMCTFCVVPFTRGRERSRDPHSIIDECKALWNSGYKEITLLGQNVDSYLWYGGGPKKDFAKASEMQKATAVNFAQLLDQVAKAVPEMRIRFSTSNPQDMSLDVFRMMAKHDNICKYVHLPVQSGSNNMLVAMNRQHTREEYLDLIKKAKEIVPDVAFSQDMIVGFCNESEEDHQDTLSLMKEVEYDYGYMFAYSERPGTPAHKKMEDNIPADVKQRRLAEVIALQGELSRKRMKSYVGRTHQILIEGTSKKNENQWKGRNSQNAVCVFDKLEGQKIGDIVDVFVYDNTQGTLLGKIVE from the coding sequence GTGCAGGAAAAATATATAGACGAAACAAAACAGGGAGAAGCTTTTGCAATTGCAGAAAGACCTGAGAATTCTAAAAAACTGTTTTTGGAAAGCTATGGTTGCCAGATGAATTTTTCTGACTCCGAAATTGTTGCATCCATACTTAATGAACAAGGGTATAATACCACCATGAAGGTGGAGGAAGCAGACCTTATTCTGTTAAATACATGTTCCATCCGTGAAAAAGCAGAACAGACTGTAAGGATGCGTCTTTCCCAATTTAAGAATCTGAAGAAAGAAAAACCGAATATGACGGTCGGTGTTCTAGGGTGTATGGCGGAGAGGTTAAAAACAAAATTTCTGGAAGAAGAGCAACTGGTGGATCTTGTTGTAGGACCTGATGCATATAGGGACTTGCCTAACTTATTGAAAGAAACCGAAGATGGAAGAGACGCTATCAACGTTATTCTTTCCAAAGAAGAAACCTATGCCGATATCAATCCGGTCCGTTTAGGAGGAAACGGAGTAACAGCCTTTGTTACCATTACCAGAGGCTGTGATAATATGTGTACCTTCTGTGTGGTTCCATTTACGAGAGGAAGAGAAAGAAGCCGTGATCCACATTCAATTATTGATGAATGTAAGGCTCTTTGGAACAGCGGGTATAAAGAAATTACCTTGTTGGGACAAAATGTAGACTCGTACTTATGGTATGGAGGTGGTCCTAAAAAAGACTTTGCCAAGGCCTCTGAAATGCAGAAAGCAACAGCGGTAAACTTTGCGCAGCTGCTTGATCAGGTGGCTAAAGCAGTACCGGAAATGAGAATCAGATTCTCAACTTCCAATCCTCAGGATATGAGCCTGGATGTATTCAGGATGATGGCAAAACACGACAATATCTGTAAATACGTACACCTCCCGGTACAGAGCGGAAGCAATAATATGCTGGTAGCCATGAACAGGCAGCATACCCGTGAAGAATACCTTGATTTAATTAAAAAGGCGAAGGAAATTGTTCCTGATGTTGCCTTTTCACAGGATATGATCGTTGGATTCTGTAATGAATCTGAAGAAGATCATCAGGATACATTAAGTTTAATGAAAGAAGTGGAGTATGACTACGGATACATGTTCGCTTATTCAGAAAGACCGGGAACGCCTGCGCACAAAAAAATGGAAGATAACATTCCTGCCGACGTAAAACAAAGACGCTTGGCAGAAGTTATTGCATTACAGGGAGAACTTTCCAGAAAAAGAATGAAATCTTATGTGGGAAGAACCCATCAGATTTTGATCGAAGGCACCTCTAAAAAGAACGAAAACCAATGGAAAGGAAGAAATTCCCAGAATGCAGTTTGTGTTTTTGATAAGCTTGAAGGACAGAAAATAGGTGACATTGTGGACGTTTTTGTCTATGACAATACCCAAGGCACACTTTTGGGAAAGATAGTTGAATAA
- a CDS encoding thiamine pyrophosphate-dependent enzyme, with the protein MAKNIAEQIVEMLENANVKRIYAVTGDSLNHLNVAVKKSSIEWIHVRHEEVGAYAAAAEAELDGFAVCAGSCGPGHVHLINGVYEAHKSHVPMLVIASTIPSDEMGMDYFQETNTIKLFDDCSYYNQMITRPEQVQRIVQTAIQHAISKKGVAVIGLPGDVSELDAEEATTSNRVFKTNPVIRPSDDELKHLAALINESEKVTIYCGIGAGHANAEVVQLSQWLKAPVGYSFRGKMAIQPNNPNEVGLTGLLGLPSAYHAMHEADLVLLLGTDFPYQKFMPVKNKIVQIEESPERLGRRAKLELGLTGDVKETINALFPLLKEKTDVHFLNEQLAFYDKVKENLMTYVKDYGKEDAIQPEYVAHTLDRLAEKDAIFTVDTGMCCVWGARFITGTGERKMLGSFNHGSMANAMPMAIGAALAHPGKQVIAMCGDGGLSMLLGDMATIFQYKLPIKLIVFNNRALGMVKLEMEVGGMPDNETDMINPDFALIAQAMGYPGKNVHKPEDVESAINECLHYNGPYLLNIFTNPNALALPPKIELDQVIGMTKSMAQLMLGGKMDEVLETVKTNYKHIKGLL; encoded by the coding sequence ATGGCTAAGAATATAGCAGAGCAGATTGTTGAAATGCTCGAAAACGCTAATGTGAAAAGAATTTATGCAGTAACGGGAGATAGTCTCAACCATCTGAATGTTGCAGTCAAAAAAAGCAGTATAGAGTGGATTCATGTGCGGCATGAGGAAGTGGGCGCCTATGCTGCGGCGGCTGAAGCAGAATTGGATGGTTTTGCCGTATGTGCAGGAAGCTGTGGCCCCGGCCATGTGCATCTTATCAATGGGGTGTACGAAGCGCACAAATCGCACGTTCCGATGTTGGTTATCGCTTCAACGATTCCCAGTGATGAAATGGGAATGGATTACTTCCAGGAGACCAATACAATAAAATTGTTCGATGACTGTAGTTATTATAACCAGATGATTACAAGGCCGGAGCAGGTGCAAAGGATAGTGCAAACCGCCATACAGCATGCCATTTCCAAAAAAGGTGTTGCCGTTATCGGGCTTCCGGGGGATGTTTCTGAATTAGATGCCGAAGAAGCTACTACTTCTAACCGGGTTTTTAAAACAAATCCGGTAATCAGGCCTTCTGATGATGAGCTAAAGCATCTTGCCGCCCTCATTAATGAAAGTGAAAAAGTAACCATTTACTGCGGAATTGGCGCTGGACATGCCAATGCTGAAGTGGTACAGCTTTCCCAATGGCTAAAAGCCCCTGTAGGATATTCTTTCAGAGGAAAAATGGCCATCCAGCCTAATAATCCTAATGAAGTAGGCCTCACCGGATTGTTGGGGCTCCCATCCGCCTACCACGCCATGCATGAAGCAGATTTAGTCCTTCTTTTGGGAACAGACTTTCCTTACCAGAAATTCATGCCCGTGAAAAATAAAATCGTACAGATAGAGGAGAGTCCTGAGAGGTTAGGAAGAAGGGCAAAACTCGAGCTGGGGCTTACCGGTGACGTTAAAGAAACCATCAACGCCTTGTTTCCCCTTTTGAAAGAGAAAACGGATGTTCATTTTCTGAATGAGCAACTGGCCTTTTATGATAAAGTGAAAGAAAATTTGATGACTTATGTAAAAGACTATGGTAAAGAAGATGCCATCCAGCCGGAATATGTGGCCCATACTTTGGACCGGCTGGCTGAGAAAGATGCGATTTTTACTGTAGACACGGGAATGTGCTGTGTATGGGGCGCCAGATTTATTACAGGGACAGGAGAAAGAAAGATGCTGGGCTCATTTAATCATGGCTCAATGGCTAATGCAATGCCCATGGCCATCGGAGCAGCTTTAGCTCATCCCGGAAAGCAGGTGATTGCAATGTGTGGAGATGGAGGATTGTCTATGCTATTGGGAGATATGGCAACTATTTTTCAATATAAATTGCCTATAAAACTTATTGTTTTCAATAACAGAGCCTTAGGAATGGTAAAGCTTGAAATGGAAGTAGGAGGAATGCCGGATAACGAAACAGATATGATAAACCCTGATTTTGCGTTGATAGCGCAGGCAATGGGATATCCCGGAAAAAATGTTCATAAGCCTGAGGATGTCGAAAGTGCTATTAATGAATGTCTGCATTATAACGGACCTTATCTTTTGAATATCTTTACTAACCCCAATGCATTGGCTCTTCCTCCAAAAATTGAATTAGATCAGGTGATAGGAATGACAAAATCGATGGCGCAACTGATGCTTGGCGGTAAAATGGATGAGGTCCTGGAAACAGTAAAGACAAACTATAAACATATTAAAGGATTGTTGTAG
- the lysA gene encoding diaminopimelate decarboxylase: MNSKELLKIANEFGTPVYVYDAESIKIQYEKLTSSFLKHTKFFYAAKALTNINILKYVKNLGASLDCVSINEVKLGLKAGFPKEKILFTPNCVDLAEIEEAMTFGVHINIDNISILEQFGNKYGNSYPIFVRINPHIFAGGNYKISTGHIDSKFGISIHQLRHIERVMKSTNVNVEGLHMHTGSEIKDPEVFLQALDIMLELSEHFPNLKYLDMGSGFKIPYQDSEEETDVKTLGKKVERVLGEFSKSTGRKFELWFEPGKFLVGKSGYLLVKANVIKQTTATVFVGVNSGFNHLIRPMFYDSYHVIENLSNPKGAERIYTVVGNICETDTFAWDRKLNEVREGDILAFHNAGAYGFEMSSNFNSRLKPAEVLFLDGKAHLIRKRDEFEDLLRNQIEVI, translated from the coding sequence ATGAATTCAAAAGAATTATTAAAGATTGCCAATGAGTTTGGCACCCCGGTGTATGTGTATGATGCGGAGTCCATCAAAATTCAATACGAGAAACTTACATCTTCTTTTTTAAAACACACAAAGTTCTTCTACGCAGCAAAAGCGTTGACAAACATCAATATCCTTAAGTATGTCAAGAACCTGGGTGCTTCTTTGGATTGTGTATCTATTAATGAGGTTAAACTTGGATTAAAAGCAGGATTTCCGAAGGAAAAAATATTGTTTACCCCAAACTGTGTTGACCTGGCTGAAATAGAAGAGGCTATGACCTTCGGAGTTCATATTAACATTGATAACATTTCTATACTCGAACAATTCGGGAATAAATACGGAAACTCTTATCCAATTTTTGTAAGAATCAATCCGCATATTTTTGCAGGAGGAAACTATAAAATTTCAACAGGGCATATCGATAGTAAATTCGGGATTTCCATCCACCAGCTTCGTCACATTGAAAGAGTGATGAAGAGCACCAATGTGAATGTTGAAGGGCTTCACATGCACACAGGGAGTGAAATTAAAGATCCTGAAGTATTTCTCCAGGCTTTGGATATTATGCTGGAGCTTTCTGAACATTTCCCTAACCTGAAATATCTGGATATGGGAAGCGGTTTTAAAATTCCCTACCAGGATAGTGAAGAAGAAACAGACGTTAAAACACTTGGTAAAAAAGTAGAAAGAGTACTTGGGGAGTTTTCAAAATCAACCGGAAGAAAATTCGAATTATGGTTTGAACCGGGGAAATTTTTAGTGGGAAAAAGCGGATATCTTTTAGTGAAAGCGAATGTGATTAAGCAAACGACAGCTACGGTGTTTGTAGGAGTCAATTCCGGTTTCAATCACCTGATCCGTCCGATGTTCTATGATTCTTACCATGTAATTGAAAATTTATCAAATCCGAAAGGAGCTGAAAGAATTTATACAGTAGTCGGCAATATCTGTGAAACGGATACTTTCGCCTGGGATAGAAAACTGAATGAAGTACGTGAAGGAGACATTCTTGCATTCCATAATGCAGGAGCTTATGGCTTCGAGATGAGCTCAAATTTCAATTCAAGATTAAAACCGGCAGAAGTTTTATTCTTAGACGGAAAAGCTCATCTGATCCGTAAAAGAGATGAGTTTGAGGATTTATTGAGAAATCAGATCGAAGTTATTTAA
- a CDS encoding 3'-5' exonuclease: MYSIIDIESNGAGYRHECIIDIAIYKYDGQKITDQFISLVNPESDITPFVQKLTGITPKMVKTAPKFHEIARRVIEITENTTLVGHNIEFDYRMLRQSFKRLGYDFKTNTLDTIPLAKKLIPEEVSYSLGKLVKSLGIPLTNHHRAEGDARATLELFKLLISKDTENEIIQKQHEETNAKTYINKIKELTQDLPNDKGFVYFQDEAGRIIFSDYVQDINKFSKKVFNSKSKKWEQIQKDVEQINFELTGTDIIAKLILNSKNIKKKEVLPFGLYFRNNKYVVEKNKLNKTEKPILKFRSFTQGTKASQFIEAMAEFGDAAVLKQKIEFKKRNELWLGAGRKLGEKLFLIIENGKVISFGFYELFTQIQTLSKLAKLKIDLPLSSADLNNELQLALLRGDFETLPLPK; encoded by the coding sequence ATGTATTCAATTATAGATATAGAAAGTAATGGTGCAGGTTATAGGCATGAATGCATTATAGATATTGCCATTTACAAATACGATGGGCAGAAAATTACTGACCAGTTTATCTCTCTTGTAAATCCTGAAAGCGACATCACTCCTTTCGTACAGAAGCTGACCGGAATTACTCCCAAAATGGTAAAAACGGCCCCGAAATTTCATGAAATTGCCCGCCGGGTGATTGAGATTACGGAAAATACTACATTGGTAGGTCATAATATTGAGTTTGACTACAGAATGCTGCGCCAGTCTTTTAAAAGGCTGGGGTATGATTTTAAAACCAATACGCTGGATACCATTCCATTGGCTAAGAAACTGATTCCCGAAGAGGTAAGTTACTCATTGGGGAAACTTGTCAAGTCATTGGGAATCCCACTCACGAACCATCATAGAGCGGAAGGAGATGCAAGGGCAACGCTGGAACTGTTCAAGCTGCTGATTTCAAAAGATACGGAAAATGAGATCATTCAGAAGCAGCATGAAGAAACCAATGCGAAAACCTACATCAATAAGATAAAAGAGCTAACCCAGGATCTTCCTAATGATAAAGGATTTGTCTATTTCCAGGATGAAGCCGGCCGTATTATCTTTTCCGATTATGTTCAGGATATTAATAAGTTTTCGAAAAAGGTTTTCAATTCCAAATCTAAAAAATGGGAACAGATTCAGAAGGATGTTGAACAGATCAATTTTGAACTTACAGGAACGGATATTATTGCCAAGCTGATCCTTAATTCTAAAAATATCAAAAAGAAAGAGGTACTGCCTTTCGGGCTTTATTTTAGGAACAATAAATATGTTGTCGAAAAAAATAAACTCAACAAAACAGAGAAGCCAATCCTGAAATTCAGGTCTTTCACCCAGGGAACAAAAGCCAGCCAGTTTATTGAAGCTATGGCAGAATTCGGAGATGCTGCCGTACTGAAACAGAAGATAGAATTCAAAAAAAGAAATGAACTCTGGCTGGGCGCGGGAAGGAAATTAGGAGAGAAGTTGTTTTTAATTATAGAAAACGGCAAAGTAATATCCTTTGGCTTTTATGAACTTTTCACCCAGATACAAACCCTCAGTAAGCTGGCTAAATTGAAAATTGACCTTCCGTTATCCTCAGCAGATCTGAACAACGAATTGCAGCTGGCACTGCTTCGTGGTGATTTTGAGACATTACCATTACCAAAATGA
- a CDS encoding helicase HerA-like domain-containing protein, with product MADKAQFIEELNARYTPKGEHIILGKGMLNGEVVPEVNVTIPLKTINRHGLIAGATGTGKTKTLQVFAEQLSHAGIPSLVLDIKGDFSGIAEPGVMNTIIEERYAKTQLPYNPQGFPVELMSISGGKGVKLRATVTEFGPVLLSKILELNDTQQSIMSIVFKYCDDKGLPLIDLKDLKKVLQYVTDNAQGKAELAANYGSIAPASLGAILRSIVALEQQGAADFFGELSFDVQDLLATRDGKGVVNILRVSDIQNKPQLFSTFMLSLFAEIYMTFPEEGDSGKPKLVLFIDEAHLIFDEASKALLSQIETMVKLIRSKGVGIYFITQIPGDVPENVLSQLGLKIQHALRGFTAKDKKEISKAVENYPTTEYYNASSLIQSLGIGEAFVTALDEKGIPTPLVHTYLISPESRMDVLNEAEVSELTGKSALVAKYEEALDKESAYEILTSRMEQAAQNPAPTQKTKQVKEEPGMFEQVLQSQAGRTFTNTLMREGAKAILGMFGLGGRKR from the coding sequence ATGGCAGACAAAGCACAATTTATTGAAGAATTAAATGCTAGATATACTCCAAAAGGAGAACATATTATATTAGGGAAAGGGATGTTGAACGGAGAAGTTGTTCCCGAAGTGAATGTTACCATTCCATTAAAAACTATTAACCGGCATGGTCTTATTGCAGGAGCAACGGGGACCGGGAAAACCAAAACGTTGCAGGTTTTTGCAGAACAGCTTTCCCATGCGGGAATTCCGTCACTTGTTTTAGATATCAAAGGGGATTTTTCAGGAATAGCAGAACCAGGGGTGATGAATACCATCATTGAAGAAAGATATGCCAAAACGCAACTTCCTTATAACCCACAAGGTTTTCCGGTAGAACTGATGAGCATTTCAGGAGGAAAAGGGGTAAAGCTGAGAGCTACCGTTACAGAATTCGGGCCGGTTTTATTAAGTAAAATATTAGAATTGAATGATACCCAGCAGAGTATTATGTCAATTGTTTTTAAATATTGTGATGATAAAGGACTGCCTTTGATCGACCTTAAAGACCTTAAGAAAGTTCTGCAGTACGTCACAGACAATGCTCAGGGAAAAGCTGAGCTGGCAGCCAACTACGGATCCATAGCGCCGGCTTCTTTAGGGGCAATTTTACGATCAATCGTCGCATTGGAACAACAGGGAGCAGCAGATTTCTTTGGTGAACTAAGTTTTGATGTACAGGATTTGCTTGCCACAAGAGATGGAAAGGGAGTGGTGAATATTTTAAGGGTATCCGATATTCAAAATAAGCCGCAGCTCTTTTCTACCTTTATGCTTTCGCTTTTTGCGGAGATTTATATGACATTTCCTGAAGAAGGGGATAGTGGAAAACCAAAACTGGTATTATTCATTGATGAAGCCCACCTGATTTTTGATGAAGCGTCAAAAGCACTTCTTTCGCAAATTGAAACAATGGTGAAGCTGATCCGGTCCAAAGGAGTTGGAATTTATTTTATTACCCAGATCCCTGGTGATGTCCCTGAGAATGTGTTGTCTCAGCTGGGACTGAAAATACAACATGCGTTAAGAGGCTTTACAGCGAAAGATAAAAAAGAAATTTCCAAAGCCGTGGAAAATTATCCTACAACAGAATATTATAATGCTTCAAGTCTTATACAGAGTTTAGGAATTGGAGAGGCGTTTGTTACGGCTTTAGATGAAAAAGGAATCCCTACTCCACTGGTGCATACCTATCTTATTTCTCCGGAATCGAGGATGGATGTTCTGAACGAAGCTGAAGTTTCGGAACTTACCGGAAAATCTGCTTTAGTAGCCAAATACGAAGAAGCATTGGATAAGGAGTCTGCTTATGAAATACTAACCAGCAGAATGGAGCAGGCAGCCCAAAATCCTGCCCCAACCCAGAAAACAAAGCAGGTGAAAGAAGAGCCGGGGATGTTTGAACAGGTATTACAAAGCCAGGCAGGAAGAACCTTTACCAATACTTTAATGAGAGAAGGGGCTAAAGCTATTCTTGGTATGTTTGGACTGGGAGGACGGAAGAGATAA